In Ovis canadensis isolate MfBH-ARS-UI-01 breed Bighorn chromosome 3, ARS-UI_OviCan_v2, whole genome shotgun sequence, one DNA window encodes the following:
- the GPAT2 gene encoding glycerol-3-phosphate acyltransferase 2, mitochondrial, whose protein sequence is MNTMAEARLQTQQKSSQDGQETSLWSSGFGMKLEAVTPFLGKYRPFVGRCCQTCTPKSWESLFHRSIMDLGFCNVILVKEENTRFRGWLVRRLCYFLWSLEQHIPPCQDASQKIMESAGVRNIISGRAPGGAGEGQVPSHVRKEVQRILGHIQAPPRPFLLRLFSWALLRFLNCLFLSVQLYRGQMKMVHKAAQAGSPLVFLSTHKSVLDGILLPFVLLSQGMGVLRVAWDPRTCSPILRALLKKLGGLFLPPEANLSPDSPEGVLARAVVHATVEQLLASRQPLLIFLEEPPGARGPRLSALGLSWLGLVVQVVQAGIVPDALLVPVAVAYDLVPEAPHDACHALAPLGLWTGALAVLRSLRRWGCGRRVCVRVHLAQPFSLQEYTINARSCWGSRQTLEQLLQPIVLGQCTAVPDTEKEQEWTPVTGPLRALREEDQLLVRRLSWHVLNASVASSAVMSTAIMATLLLFKHQKGVFLSQLLGEFSWLTEETLLRGFDVGFSGQLRCLVQHTLGLLRPHVALLRIQQGDLLVVPRPGPGLTSLARLSAELLPTFLSEAVGACAVRGLLAGKVPPEGPWELQGIELLSQKELHGQILLLLHLLPQDLLLLQPCQSSYCYCQEVLDRLIQCGLLVAEETPGSQPACDTGRQRLSARLLWRLSGDFTDSDSDDFEEAEGRYFRLSQQSRCPDFFLFLCRLLSPVLKAFAQAAAFLHQGRLPDTESGYAEQLFQFLQATAQEEGLFECADPNLAISAIWTFRDLGVLQQMPGPAGPLLHLSPAFASRDSQERLQRFIQQFICS, encoded by the exons ATGAACACCATGGCGGAAGCCAGACTCCAaacccagcagaaaagcagccaGGATGGTCAGGAG ACCAGCCTGTGGTCCTCAGGCTTTGGGATGAAGCTGGAGGCTGTCACCCCATTCTTGGGAAAATACCGCCCCTTTGTGGGTCGCTGCTGCCAGACCTGTACCCCTAAGAGCTGG GAGTCCCTCTTCCACAGAAGCATAATGGACCTCGGCTTCTGCAATGTGATCCTGGTGAAGGAGGAAAACACCAG GTTTCGGGGCTGGCTGGTTCGGAGGCTCTGCTATTTCTTGTGGTCACTGGAGCAACACATACCACCCTGCCAGGATGCCTCACAGAAGATCATGGAAAGCGCTGG GGTGCGGAATATCATCTCAGGGAGGGCCccgggaggggctggggaaggccAGGTGCCCAGCCACGTGAGGAAAGAGGTACAGCGCATCTTGGGCCAcatccaggccccgccccgccccttcctGCTCAG GCTGTTTAGCTGGGCACTGCTGCGGTTCCTGAACTGCCTCTTCCTGAGCGTGCAGCTGTACAGGGGCCAGATGAAGATGGTCCACAAGGCTGCCCAGGCA GGCTCGCCGCTCGTCTTCCTCTCTACCCACAAGTCAGTCCTGGATGGCATCCTGCTGCCCTTTGTGCTGCTCTCCCAGGGCATGGGCGTGCTCCGTGTGGCTTGGGACCCCCGCACCTGTTCCCCCATCCTCAG AGCTCTGCTGAAGAAACTTGGGGGGCTTTTTCTGCCCCCTGAGGCCAACCTCTCTCCGGACAGCCCTGAGGGGGTTCTTGCAAGAGCTGTGGTCCACGCG actgtggagcagcTGCTGGCCAGCAGGCAGCCCCTGCTCATCTTCCTGGAGGAGCCCCCTGGGGCTCGGGGGCCTCGGCTCTCAGCTCTGGGCCTGTCCTGGCTGGGCCTGGTGGTGCAGGTGGTCCAGGCAGGCATCGTCCCAGACGCTCTGCTTGTGCCAGTGGCTGTCGCCTATGACTTGGTTCCAGAGGCACCCCATGACGCATGCCAC gcCTTGGCCCCGCTGGGGCTGTGGACAGGTGCTCTGGCTGTTCTGCGGAGCCTGCGACGCTGGGGCTGCGGCCGCCGAGTCTGCGTCCGTGTGCATCTGGCCCAGCCCTTCTCCCTGCAG GAATATACCATCAATGCCAGAAGCTGCTGGGGCAGCAGGCAGACCCTGGAGCAGCTGCTGCAGCCCATCGTGCTGGGCCAGTG TACTGCTGTCCCCGACACGGAGAAGGAGCAGGAGTGGACACCCGTAACCGGGCCCCTTCGGGCCCTCAGGGAGGAGGACCAGCTGTTGGTCAGGAGGCTGAGCTGGCACGTCCTGAATG CCAGCGTGGCGAGCTCCGCGGTGATGAGCACGGCCATCATGGCGACGCTGCTGCTGTTCAAGCACCAGAAG GGCGTGTTCCTGTCGCAGCTCCTGGGGGAGTTCTCCTGGCTGACAGAGGAGACGCTGCTGCGTGGCTTTGACGTGGGCTTCTCAGGGCAGCTGCGGTGCCTGGTGCAGCACACGCTGGGCCTGCTGCGGCCACACGTGGCCCTGCTGCGCATCCAGCAGGGGGACTTGCTGGTGGTTCCGCGCCCTGGCCCAGGCCTCACGTCCCTGGCACGCCTGAGCGCCGAGCTGCTGCCCACTTTCCTGAGCGAGGCTGTGGGTG cctgtgCTGTGCGAGGGCTGCTGGCAGGCAAGGTGCCGCCCGAGGGCCCCTGGGAGCTGCAGGGCATCGAGCTGCTGAGCCAGAAGGAGCTGCACGGccagatcctgctgctgctgcacttGCTGCCacaggacctgctgctgctgcag CCCTGCCAGTCTTCCTACTGCTACTGTCAGGAGGTGCTGGACCGGCTCATCCAGTGTGGGCTCCTCGTGGCTGAGGAG ACCCCGGGCTCCCAGCCAGCCTGTGACACGGGGAGGCAGCGTTTGAGTGCGAGACTGCTGTGGAGACTGAGCGGGGACTTCACCGACAGCGACAGCGACGACTTTGAGGAGGCGGAGGGCCGCTACTTCCGG CTCAGCCAGCAGTCGCGCTGCCCcgacttctttctcttcctctgccgcCTGCTCAGCCCAGTGCTGAAGGCTTTTGCGCAGGCCGCGGCCTTCCTCCATCAGGGACGGCTCCCGGATACTG AGTCCGGCTACGCTGAGCAGCTGTTCCAGTTCTTACAGGCCACAGCCCAGGAGGAAGGGCTCTTCG AGTGTGCGGACCCAAATCTTGCCATCAGTGCCATCTGGACCTTCAGAGACTTGGGG GTGCTGCAGCAGATGCCTGGCCCCGCAGGCCCCCTGCTCCACCTGTCCCCGGCCTTCGCCAGCCGGGACAGCCAGGAAAGGCTGCAACGGTTCATCCAGCAGTTCATCTGCAGCTAG